In the Necator americanus strain Aroian chromosome X, whole genome shotgun sequence genome, ATTCTATGATTGTTTCCAAGCAAGGAGACATTATACCTAACCAAGAATACTTCAAACACAGCTTATTTTACAAGTTCTTTTCAGGACCTTCGAATGGTAAATGTAATGGGGATGTTGAATGATTTTTGTCACATTTTACTCAAAGTGTTTCGGAATATGCATAGAGCCAACGTTCGAATGATttataagaaatgaaagaacattttattagcaataattttcaaatactACTAACATTAAGTCCATATCGTGCAGCTAGTTATGCCACTTGGAATACCTTGCAAGACCCGTAATGCGAGCGGAGGTTGTAACCAAGGTGAATAAGTGCTACAAGTCATACTCGCCGGTTCAACATCCATTCAATTCCTAAGCAATGTATCTTGATATGTGAGCAACGGGTGTGATCAGCAAATGGGAAAGAGCAGTTTTCACAGTTATATGGTCTGTAAATCGTAAACAATCTATCAACTCTAGGATAAATAATAGGCAACTAACAAATGAAcacagaaaatcaaataaagcTTGACAGCATAGGAGTGAGTCTCTActtcgaaaaataataaaactaacAAACTTCAATAAATATCTGAACAGATACAAAACACCCGACTTCCTAAATAAAGTCATGAAGTGCTGATGAGTTCACATAATCAACTGGCGTCACAGCTGACTGTGGTGTGAGAGCAGGTACGTTCACGTAACTCGGATCTCGAGACctctggaagaaaaaggatgTAGTTATCCAATTGAGCAAGTTTTTGCCACTTTTAGACCAGATTTAATTACATCACTTCCATCTAAACTATGTCATCCGTGATGCTTTCATCTTAACAGACAACATCAAACCAGACggacaagaagaaaataatagagaGGATTTAACGAGCTTCCTTAATACAGCAGCATATGATAGTATTGTAGAGCGTTATTAAACTCCAAGTTGAGATAAATAGTTGAATTTCTAGGAAGACGGTGACAATAGCTACACTTTGTTACATGCTTAGGGGGACATCATTAACTTTAGTTTCTAAGGAACTAACCACAATGTTAGCacgttgaaggcagcatactacgaatctgacgtggtgagatAACTCGCAGGGAAATCTAGAGATATGGTTGTAAATTGCCCGATACAGAGTGGTTCAGGATCCCgaaatctacaactccatctctaccatctctccataatcgacCTCCGAACACTCTctgcagcctattcattactTTTACTTGAATATGGTGGTGAGCAGACCTTATCAATTTTCGACCACTCGCTCAGGGACGCGACGCGTGAACAAGAGAGGGGCCTTGCAACTAAAATCGCCGCAGAAATacgccgtcttccacgcctccttttacaacgattagggagagatgagcgaaataACGcattcccacaatctacaatcccatctctagcttttcccgcgtatttcctcaccacgtcagattcgtgatacgctgctgcTTTTAACACACAGAgtcttcttgaaaaattatagttagaaataaaatgtaattaaATCTTATGACATTTCAAAGTGAGAGAGGAAGATGTAAGACTACAAATCTGTAGTATCGTTAGAGACATCGTTAAGATATCATAAACACttagaattttgaaatgaaaaccaGCGAGTTCTAAGAGAATTTCTGACAGGAAtgttaaacaaaaataaaaggaagcaGAAACGCACTCACCGAGAACCTCTCTGGCGCTTGGGTCGCCGATGGCCGAGGTGGCAGTGGTGGTGGAGGGCCGATTGGTAACCCCATCAAAGGGGAAGACAATGCTGAGGCATCCGCATCACAAGATATCTGAACATCCTCGAATGTACATACTAAGTTTGGATGATTTGAGCACAGGAACAAAGTGTTGAATACAAATATATGAATATGCATGAAGAATGTGTAAATACAAAGCCGCTATCACagggaagaaacaaaaagcCCGAAAACTCAGGCTCAGTTTATAGGATATCTGAAAAAATCTAAGTAAAAAGCAATAAGATGAAAGAAGATGACTCGGACTAAGCGGTTGAAATGAGCAGCTGGAAATTCCCGACAGTATATGCTGAGgtatttgtgcaaaaaaaaaacacttcataaTCGAAGCTAATTCAAAATACCAcacaaaaatccataaaatttgCCGTTTTGCACTACATTTCTTCTTGTCTGCCCAATGTTTTACTCCGCACTGTCCATAAGGATCCAAAAAGTACCTCTAAAATTCTTCTCTCTCAGAATAACTGAGGTCTTCGCAACAATTCGTGTTGGCTTTCGCCTGTGcaatggaaacaaaaacaaacaaatttttctcctttgccAGTAGAGCATAAGTAACTGTACTTCTACCCATACTGACGAAGACATACAACTTTTTATCGGCAGGCAAATGTAGTCATTTCAGAGTGTAACTTTGACGAAATTCCACTGTTCCGCAAGTTACTTTCAGACGGTAAAATTAcgaaattattcttttccttGAATTACATCACATGTAGAAATATTGTGCACAAAATCAGGGAAAGACACTAGAAAGTTATACATGGATACAAAAAGTTAGGGAAATTCAGGTCAACATAAAGGAACGTCCCAActgaaaagtcaaaaaagatATGCCCTTCTTTCAGGGTTTGTAAGTAAAGCAGAATCAAACTGAACAGTAACCGTACAACCGTGCATGAGTAACTTCAAACCTGTTTTTCCAAGGTGTTTTAATCACACAAATAACAAGACGGAAATAAATGGATGCAATTGATGGAAAATACCATCAACTGCATAAATATGTAGTGGAACATGCTAGTAAGAATTggatataaacaaaaaagggaaTTATTACAACGAGCAAAAAAAGTAGGCCAAAACTTTAAAGCAGAAGAGCCGCATTTACGGCAGAGGTGAAATAAActttctgaataaaaaaaagaggctgCATTAAATTCTTActaaaaacaaatggaactcACGTTAGGTTGTTTCCGAGGTTTCAGGGAATCCTTCTGTCTTTCCCTTCGACTAGGTCTATAGCGATCAATAATAACTTTGTTTGTACCCTTTATTTCGTATCTACAGAACGGGCAGGTGTTCCCACCTTCAGACTCCTGAAATACAAATATTCTGCGTACGAGcaataaaaattcagaaaaaaaggatgcaCGAAAGGGTCGAAACTGCCTAAATATATGCGAATAATCAACGCAAACTGAAAATACGTGCTGTATATAACAGTAACTTCTGTAGGAAGTATTTAAAGATATTTGAATATTAACCGGAGTGTAACACTGAGTATTCCATGCCGGGAGCGACTGAATTTTCTCATATCTCAAGATCGTCTACTAAGCAGAAAATATTGTATCCTCACTATGTGTCAAAACTTATTGTCCCAGAAATAGGACATTCTCGTAGATTGCTACAGATAGATGAGTTAGATGGAAGCGGGTTTTTGTCCTACTACTCTGTCAAAGTCCAATATCATTTAGATAATGTTTAGCTTCTGGATCTAACGAGCCTTTATCTTATATTGTCCCACCTAGTCGTGCATACCTATGTTAACACTACTCACCTGCCAGCTGGTTAGACAAGGAGTGCATAATAAATGACCGCAAGGttcaatttttacatttttatcatTGTCGTCGCATATTTTACATAATTCGAACGTCGTACCCATTTCGCAGTACAAGTCATATTGTTCACTGGTTACCTGGAATTTGCGATGTGAGAAATGAACCTATAGCCagtaataaaatgtaaaataataaattccaGCTATCATTCTTCGACACACACCTTAACTCTATCTGCGGGAGGAACTTCTATAACGGTGCTCAAGTCGATGTCCTTGGGATTACCATTAGGATACAAATAGCTACAATAAGCATGTACCCACAGCAAGTCATTAGTGCAAACCACAAGGAAGCCTGCTAACTCACAATCCTTCCTTTCCTCCCTCGTGAAGTGCTTGGATAAGAGATTTATTTTGTGGTattgtttgaaatattttcccaTCAGGAGCAACATAACCTATGGCCCATTGTCCAGGACGTGTGCATGAGAGACGAAAGACGTAACTAAAAGAAATTAGCTCAGAAACGGAAAAACGCTTCAAATGGCCTCAgaagaaacggaaaaaaaacgactgatGATGCGGAGCAATGCTAGATATAGATACAGCTCACCTTCCTGGCTTGTCGACCAGTTTTTCCAGCTTCTTCTTAACTTCGTCGTATGTAAGGAAAGCAACATATCCAGGATGTGCGGTAGTTAATAGCTGCCAATTACGGAGAAGAGTTTTCCAGGGATAAAACAAtctgaacaacaacaaattggAACAATTCGAGTTCGAAACGCAAGGTGATGAACTAATGAGCATATATGAACCACAGATAGCACGAAGTTTTTCAAACGAGTGAAAGTACCACATTGAGTGCATTTAAAGAAAcggaaagtgaaataaattccCGGATCTCCTACTCCATTTATGATCTAGACTAACCTGGTAAAAacatcaaattcaaaatttgaaacatgATCGTTGCCCGTCAGATCGACTGTGTTCTTGAGCGCGGACAACTTTAACTTGGAGTTCGGTTGAGATTTCTCTATAGCTACTACGAACTCGCTCCATGGTACACAAGTCCTGAAGGGAACATGTTAAGAGTACAGAATTCTGATAAAACAACAATGGTCATTCGAGAAATAAGATGCAAGAAAAAACctgctccaaaaaaaaaaaaaccaaattcaCTTCGCAGAATTTGTAACTGTGCGTTTCTCGTAAGTGTTGTCAAAAACAAGAAGCTAAGTATGTATCCTATAACATTAAAACAGTGAATTCCACGTCCTAAAACACACCtgttgtgaaaatttttgttccagaAATCCTCCGCTTCACGCTTCGTTATTCTGAACTTATCACCTGAAAGAAGTAACTAAGGCTAATCAGTAGCAAAGAGCAATACAAAAGAGATTTGCTAGAATACCTTCCGACATACCTATGAATGTTCCGTCAGGAAATTCAGCTTTTAATTCAAAAAGcatatgagagaaaataaGAGAGAGTTTCGTCAACGTACGCCTCTCTTGCGACTGCTCTTCGAAGATAGCATTTGTTTTAAATAGCTTCAACACCTAAAATAAGTTATTCACGAtgaccaaaaataaaaacgaaatgtaAACGAACGATGAATAATAACAACTGaacggatgaaaaaaaaagaaattaacaaaACAAACCTGTTTACATTTCTGCTGCATATTCTCCAAAAATATCTGTATATAGTAATTGTCCCGTAGAATAACGTGATTTTGAGTAAATATATAAACAAGCTGGAATAAAAACTCTTATCAATCAAAACATAATCTGTCATCACTAAGGGTGCCACTCTGTGCACCCGGGCGAATGAGGAATGCAATATGCGGAAACGCTATTAGTGTTACAATTCCACATATTTCAGTTTTAAATTATTGCGTCAAAGACAGACTGAAGAATGAAATTCTCaacttagaaagaaaatacaaaagtaATGCACCAACCTGTGTATAAGTATCAGGTAATATATCTAGTATAAATGGTggcgaattttttaaatttaaacgaTGGTTTTGACATGACTTCACAACATCATCCATCAATTTGAACGTTTTGCATAGAGTTCGGCGATCCTTAAGCACAGTATGTCAGAACGGttatttagcaaaaaaaaagaagctgcaaagtttattattctattgaaGCAAGCAGAACAATAAAAGATAACGTTTCGGCTGCGCAATATAACTGATGCGAAAAGTAGAATTAATGTAGCGTGGACATCTGTTGCCATGACTCAGAGCCAGATGCTTGCGATGGATTATTTCTTTGCAGCTCAACATAGCCGCCTATGCAAACATATTTCATAGATTAGAGAAATATATCAGATAAGATCTAATGGTCTGAATCAACAATGTTAAGACTACACAAGCTAATCTTCTACTCACCATATGAGAAACAGTGTTGATTATTAGTAGAGTGGTTTTAACAGTAGTAGGACGTATATATAGAATTAGTGAATCCGTTACGAGAAGTAGTGCAGCTTATCCGAATAAAAGGTGACTCATATAGATACTACACCAGTTTTTCATCCACACTAACTGCGACATGTGCGCACTTTTTCAAACGATAGATGACTCATCCAGATATTTCTAATTATTGCgaaatttcaattcaagaaTTTAAATGTTAAGTAGCGGTAATCGAATTAGACTGATATATAGCGTTTAACAcaacaaaattagaatttagAATGCAAAGGTTTAGTATTACTGAGCTACAAGTTGTTTTATGGCTATTTCCCAATCTAATGACTTATTCTCATATATTCCGCAAATAAATGAGCCTGCGAATTAGCTGTACTGCAAATTTCATTATTAAtaacatttaatttttgttatggAGGGAGGTGGGTAAGATTAAATACCGGTTGCAGCTATATTGTAGCCTTTTTATGTCGGAGTCAAAGCAAACCGCAAgtacgaagaaaaataaacttcaagaattccaacaaaaaaagaaacggaaatgTCTTTACCAACTTGCTGCAAAAACTTGACAGTAAAAGTACTTAAAAAGAGTACTTTGATACGAATACATGGATTTaacaaacaacacaaaaaaaaaggaattagaaaaaagagtaataCAATAACAATGTCATAAAATGTAACGCCCACACGGCAGGTagtgttataaaaaaaagcttgagaaCTCACATGATTGCTTAACGGAAGGGATGATGTTGCAGGGGTGAACGATTCATTGCTATGAATGTACCTCacctaaattaaattaaatttgcaGTATAAAAATTAACAACGAAAAATATTGTTAAATTAAGGAGCCTATGCAAGGAGAGAAAAGCAGATGATTAGTCCAAAATTTCGCCGAAAAATGTGTTGTAATGTTATTTTATAGTAATGCCTGAGAGAGCTGAAACAAAGATAACGAATAGGAAGCATACGATCAGGTAGAAATTCGTGTTGTGTTCGTAAATAATAACAGTATGCAACAATATTTAAAGGATGGATAGAATCAAAATTAGAAACGGTTGTTCTTATTGAAAAGATTTCCATGCAAAACGTTTGCATAAAATCCATTGATTGAAATTTAAGGAAGGCGACACCAATTAACGGGTTTTTCCATGTTAGCACgtcaattggaaaaaaaaatgacgaccAAGTGATGTTTTgtatgttttcaaattatgaCACCGCTGATGGAGCGAGATAGGCGAAAAAAGCCGATTGTTCAACGAACACGAATTAGGGAAGTTGATCATGATACTTGTTTGCTAGGATACTACTTTTTACCATTGCATGTAACTGTAAATTActgcaaaagaaagaaataacccAAGCAAAATCCATCaatttctgttctattttttctgctgtGCAAGAGCGTATTGTGACGGcagaatttcttccaaaaagaaaagaaggttaATACGATTTTTCCAAAGCAGTACAGTACAGTGCAAAGCATTATTTTTTGAGTCGACTTAATTACACTATTGTCTACCAAAAtagcgaatataacaacaaaatgggccaaaaaaaaacgatgaaaatagaagaaaaattacccCAGAACTCTGCATCATCCCTTGTAATCTTCCCAGTAAAGAGGCAATTGTGCTCATTTTGACAACATTGACTACCGCATAACTCtggaaacaataataatacagtaCAAGAGCTGAGCTTTAACACTATAATAAAGCGGAACGTAACGATTGTTTGAATATGGATCGAGTATGAATGACGTTTGAGTGGACATCATGTGTTcgttcgtgaaaaaaaaaagaaacgacaaACGAATGAACAAAGGAGATGAACGCGCCTTTCTTTACTCGTTCAATCGCGTGAGTAAGCGATACGATAACGGACCGACAGATCGGACGCATGGGCCCTTCGATCCACGATGTACAACGCTTACCGACGCAAATGATAACGCAACCTCATCAAAAACGTCACCATCACCGTCACCTATCCGGTTCACCGAATACTCCGAATAATGTAGAAGTAAATCAATACTGGCCTAATCATACCATACGAATGAGCATTAGAGGCGATAATGTTCAATATTCAAAGAACGAGTCATACAGCGTGTTGTATAAACAGAGCACGTGTGTCGGCGGGTGTTTGTCAGCTGTTGGTTCAACTAATACACATCTAGGAGAGATGAGAGCGCGTGAatggagaacattcgagaaCATGTACCCACAAGTGACAGTTGATTTAAAACCTATACGATAATGTGACATCATTTGTGACTTGTTCGATCATATGTGAGCGTACAGTAACTGTGAATAGGAAGCAATGAAATCCGTAAACTAGACACCGATCTGACTCAAAGGGGTGGCGCTCATTCTGGAATGTGG is a window encoding:
- a CDS encoding hypothetical protein (NECATOR_CHRX.G21605.T2); translated protein: MKRGPKTLNIGLKASMISDVNPSYAVVNVVKMSTIASLLGRLQGMMQSSGVRYIHSNESFTPATSSLPLSNHDRRTLCKTFKLMDDVVKSCQNHRLNLKNSPPFILDILPDTYTQLVYIFTQNHVILRDNYYIQIFLENMQQKCKQVLKLFKTNAIFEEQSQERRTLTKLSLIFSHMLFELKAEFPDGTFIGDKFRITKREAEDFWNKNFHNRTCVPWSEFVVAIEKSQPNSKLKLSALKNTVDLTGNDHVSNFEFDVFTRLFYPWKTLLRNWQLLTTAHPGYVAFLTYDEVKKKLEKLVDKPGSYVFRLSCTRPGQWAIGYVAPDGKIFQTIPQNKSLIQALHEGGKEGFYLYPNGNPKDIDLSTVIEVPPADRVKVTSEQYDLYCEMGTTFELCKICDDNDKNVKIEPCGHLLCTPCLTSWQESEGGNTCPFCRYEIKGTNKVIIDRYRPSRRERQKDSLKPRKQPNISCDADASALSSPLMGLPIGPPPPLPPRPSATQAPERFSRSRDPSYVNVPALTPQSAVTPVDYIFIEVYHITVKTALSHLLITPVAHISRYIA
- a CDS encoding hypothetical protein (NECATOR_CHRX.G21605.T1); translation: MPVTNGAVWRRRKCINYEDISANPKENSSFKQLYQRTPVLAGCKSDFSFCLESILREYPVDSLHRRSHGLIGCVFLPVALLEKDTLTLASIDLLLHYSEYSVNRIGDGDGDVFDEVALSFASSYAVVNVVKMSTIASLLGRLQGMMQSSGVRYIHSNESFTPATSSLPLSNHDRRTLCKTFKLMDDVVKSCQNHRLNLKNSPPFILDILPDTYTQLVYIFTQNHVILRDNYYIQIFLENMQQKCKQVLKLFKTNAIFEEQSQERRTLTKLSLIFSHMLFELKAEFPDGTFIGDKFRITKREAEDFWNKNFHNRTCVPWSEFVVAIEKSQPNSKLKLSALKNTVDLTGNDHVSNFEFDVFTRLFYPWKTLLRNWQLLTTAHPGYVAFLTYDEVKKKLEKLVDKPGSYVFRLSCTRPGQWAIGYVAPDGKIFQTIPQNKSLIQALHEGGKEGFYLYPNGNPKDIDLSTVIEVPPADRVKVTSEQYDLYCEMGTTFELCKICDDNDKNVKIEPCGHLLCTPCLTSWQESEGGNTCPFCRYEIKGTNKVIIDRYRPSRRERQKDSLKPRKQPNISCDADASALSSPLMGLPIGPPPPLPPRPSATQAPERFSRSRDPSYVNVPALTPQSAVTPVDYVNSSALHDFI